A single genomic interval of Trichosurus vulpecula isolate mTriVul1 chromosome 6, mTriVul1.pri, whole genome shotgun sequence harbors:
- the HARBI1 gene encoding putative nuclease HARBI1, with product MAIPITVLDCDLLLYGRGHRTLDRFKLDDVTDEYLMAMYGFPRQFIYYLVDLLGASLSRPTQRSRAISPETQILAALGFYTSGSFQTRMGDTIGISQASMSRCVANVTEALVERASQFIHFPADETSIQSLKDEFYGLAGMPGVIGVVDCIHVGIKAPNAEDLSYVNRKGLHSLNCLMVCDIRGAFLNVETNWPGSLQDWAVLQQSALSSHFDAGMHKDCWLLGDSSFFLRTWLMTPLHIPGTPAEYRYNMAHSATHNVIEKTFRTIQSRFRCLDGSKGALQYSPEKSSHIILACCVLHNISLEHGMDVWSSPVTGHLDQPEEEHEHVEALDSEADRMRQELMLTHFR from the exons ATGGCCATACCAATAACAGTTCTGGACTGCGATCTCTTGCTTTATGGCCGCGGTCACCGAACTTTGGACCGCTTTAAGCTGGATGATGTGACCGATGAATACCTTATGGCCATGTATGGGTTTCCACGCCAGTTTATTTACTACTTGGTGGATCTCTTGGGAGCCAGCCTTTCTCGCCCTACTCAGCGGTCCAGGGCCATCAGCCCGGAGACCCAGATTCTTGCAGCCCTGGGCTTTTACACTTCCGGCTCCTTCCAGACCCGGATGGGAGATACCATTGGAATCAGTCAGGCCTCGATGAGCCGCTGTGTCGCTAATGTCACAGAAGCCCTGGTAGAAAGGGCCTCCCAATTCATCCACTTCCCAGCAGACGAAACCTCTATTCAGAGTCTGAAGGATGAATTCTATGGGCTAGCAGGAATGCCAGGGGTAATTGGAGTAGTCGACTGCATCCATGTAGGGATCAAGGCTCCCAATGCTGAAGACCTCTCCTATGTGAACCGTAAGGGCCTGCACTCTTTAAACTGTCTGATGGTGTGTGACATCCGGGGGGCCTTCCTGAATGTGGAGACAAACTGGCCAGGCAGCCTCCAGGACTGGGCTGTTCTGCAGCAGTCGGCCCTGAGCAGTCACTTTGATGCAGGGATGCACAAAGACTGCTGGCTCCTTG gtGATAGCTCCTTCTTTCTTCGCACCTGGCTCATGACCCCACTTCATATTCCGGGAACTCCTGCAGAATATCGCTATAACATGGCCCATTCTGCAACTCACAATGTAATTGAGAAGACATTTAGGACCATCCAGTCCAGATTCCGCTGCCTGGATGGATCCAAGGGAGCCTTACAGTACTCTCCAGAAAAGTCCAGTCACATCATTTTAGCTTGCTGTGTGCTCCATAACATTTCCTTGGAACATGGGATGGATGTGTGGTCTTCTCCAGTGACCGGACATTTGGATCAGCCAGAAGAAGAGCATGAGCACGTGGAGGCCCTAGACTCGGAAGCTGACCGCATGCGCCAGGAGCTGATGCTCACTCACTTTAGGTAG